The candidate division KSB1 bacterium nucleotide sequence CAAAGTCCGGATTTTGAACAGTCTTGTCAAACGAAGATTGATAAACAGTTGCGCCAATCGATAATCCCGCTGGTGAATTGTACTTTATTCTTCCCCCAACCGCCGACTCCGTCACAAAACCTTTTTTCTTCTTTTCGGTTTGGTTTCGATGAAATCCCGTGGTTGAGAAGGTGGAAACCGCATTGTCAGAAACAGGCGTCGCATCCAATTTGTTTTGAGAGGCAAATACGATAATTTCAAACCAACCTGCTTTTAAAGAAGCAGCGCCGCCAAAGAAGGCAGAATTTTCGTCCACACTGGAGTAGCCTCTCACGCCTCGTGCTCTTTTCTTGGTTGGAAAAACCGCGGCCGAACTTTTAGCGAGTCCGTAAGGTCCCCATAAAACCAGCCCCTGGCCAACTTCCAGTTGAAAGTGACCTAACCATATTTGAACATTTTTTCTTGGAGCGGCGCTAAGATAAAAAAGTCTAAGGTCGTCGAGACGGCTTTCACCGCTGTCTTTTTCCAAAAGCAAGCCGCCTTTGATTGTTCCTAAAAATTCAAACCGGAGTCTATTATAGATCTTTTGCGCAGAGCTTTCGTAAGCCCCATTTTCAAAGCCTATGGGTCGTTCGA carries:
- a CDS encoding helix-hairpin-helix domain-containing protein, with the protein product MFCQALAFGQDSVEEKILEEQAESSEQSELVELILWLRENPVNLNTAELQTLEAIPGLTVKQSREILKYRHKQGSFTAVDELLNVPEMDQETFENVRELVSVAASIPKTKVSHMHFRSRVSSRLERPIGFENGAYESSAQKIYNRLRFEFLGTIKGGLLLEKDSGESRLDDLRLFYLSAAPRKNVQIWLGHFQLEVGQGLVLWGPYGLAKSSAAVFPTKKRARGVRGYSSVDENSAFFGGAASLKAGWFEIIVFASQNKLDATPVSDNAVSTFSTTGFHRNQTEKKKKGFVTESAVGGRIKYNSPAGLSIGATVYQSSFDKTVQNPDF